The following proteins come from a genomic window of Bremerella cremea:
- a CDS encoding methyl-accepting chemotaxis protein, whose protein sequence is MTVKKNNTAAKNISQLQNELSLARAMSESSPINIMMADTDLIITYVNPASLATLQGLADHLPCKPEEVVGQGLDIFLESADEQCRSISNPQNLPLRTSVRIGDQTADLLISAIYDEAGTYLGPMVTWEVSTENQSQELDATDKSAIVENAPVNILVANLDGIITYVNPASVRAFNSIEHVLPIPVEEIVGASYDIFHTNPAYQRRLLADSSNLPIETQIELEGEYIELQATALFDASDNYVGPMVTWKLITEQVNAKQAEELRAEQDRQQQEFLLANVDSILRVVEAAAEGDLSQRINLESDDAIGALAGGIDRMIADLRDILSQVVDSGMQFAEGASVIAENSQDLAQGAHTQSAAVEEMSASIEELTRSIDTVKDNAGEANRMAADTSHMAQEGGHAVQKSIEAMELIKTSSEQISEIIQVISEIASQTNLLALNAAIEAARAGEHGLGFAVVADEVRKLAERSSEAAKEISSLIKESTQRVQDGATLSEQTGAALEKIIAGVGSTASKISEIAMATVEQAQNANEVAGAIQQVSYVTEQSSAASEEMASSSEELGTQATMLRELVSRFRI, encoded by the coding sequence ATGACGGTAAAGAAAAACAACACTGCGGCGAAGAACATAAGTCAGCTGCAAAATGAACTCTCACTCGCCCGCGCGATGAGTGAGAGTTCCCCCATCAATATCATGATGGCCGACACCGACCTGATCATTACTTATGTCAATCCGGCGAGCCTTGCCACGCTGCAGGGCCTTGCTGACCACTTGCCTTGCAAGCCCGAAGAGGTGGTTGGACAAGGTCTCGACATCTTTCTGGAAAGCGCGGACGAGCAATGCCGCAGTATCAGTAATCCGCAGAATCTTCCCTTACGAACGAGTGTTCGAATCGGAGATCAAACTGCCGACTTGCTAATTTCCGCCATCTATGACGAAGCGGGGACTTACCTTGGTCCGATGGTGACCTGGGAAGTGAGTACCGAGAATCAGAGTCAAGAACTAGACGCCACTGACAAATCGGCGATTGTCGAGAACGCTCCGGTCAACATCCTGGTGGCCAACTTGGATGGGATTATCACTTACGTTAATCCTGCCTCGGTAAGGGCGTTCAATAGTATCGAGCATGTGTTGCCGATTCCGGTAGAGGAGATTGTCGGAGCTTCTTACGACATCTTCCATACGAATCCTGCGTATCAACGCCGGTTGTTGGCTGATTCCAGCAATTTGCCGATCGAAACGCAAATTGAATTGGAAGGCGAATATATCGAGCTTCAAGCGACCGCGCTCTTCGATGCGAGTGACAACTACGTCGGACCCATGGTGACTTGGAAACTGATAACCGAACAGGTGAACGCAAAGCAAGCTGAAGAATTACGAGCCGAGCAAGACCGGCAGCAGCAAGAATTTCTTCTAGCCAATGTAGACAGCATCTTGCGTGTCGTCGAAGCGGCTGCCGAGGGGGATCTTTCACAGCGGATCAACCTTGAATCAGACGACGCGATCGGAGCACTCGCGGGGGGGATCGATCGCATGATTGCCGATCTGCGTGACATCCTAAGCCAAGTGGTCGACAGCGGTATGCAGTTCGCTGAGGGTGCCTCGGTTATTGCCGAGAATTCGCAGGATCTTGCTCAGGGAGCTCACACGCAAAGTGCTGCGGTGGAAGAGATGAGTGCTTCCATTGAAGAATTAACCCGCAGCATCGATACGGTGAAAGACAACGCTGGCGAAGCCAACCGTATGGCGGCCGATACCAGTCACATGGCTCAGGAAGGTGGCCACGCAGTTCAGAAATCGATCGAGGCCATGGAGCTGATCAAGACCTCTTCCGAGCAGATCAGTGAAATCATTCAGGTCATTTCTGAAATTGCCAGTCAAACGAACTTGTTGGCTTTGAATGCAGCCATCGAAGCAGCTCGTGCTGGGGAACATGGTTTGGGATTCGCGGTGGTGGCCGACGAAGTTCGCAAACTGGCCGAACGTTCGAGCGAAGCGGCTAAAGAAATTTCATCGCTGATCAAAGAGTCGACGCAACGAGTTCAGGACGGAGCAACACTTAGCGAACAGACCGGAGCAGCGTTGGAGAAGATTATCGCTGGGGTTGGCTCAACCGCTTCCAAGATTTCCGAAATTGCCATGGCGACGGTCGAGCAAGCTCAAAACGCCAACGAAGTTGCTGGAGCGATCCAGCAAGTGTCGTACGTTACGGAACAATCGTCCGCCGCGTCCGAGGAAATGGCTTCCAGCAGCGAAGAATTGGGAACTCAGGCAACCATGCTTCGCGAATTGGTGAGCCGATTCCGCATTTAA
- a CDS encoding chemotaxis protein CheW, giving the protein MQLVSFQLAKEEYGIEITRVQEIILMGEITRVPQTPIFIKGLINLRNTVIPIVDLRLRFGLQEQEPSDETRIMVMNVGGKTVGIVVDAVSEVLRISKDQISNPPPTVAGLGREYLTGLVKLEKRLLILLDIDKILGKADAEKLEAIAG; this is encoded by the coding sequence ATGCAGTTGGTCAGTTTCCAACTGGCCAAAGAGGAGTATGGGATCGAGATTACCCGCGTTCAGGAAATTATCCTGATGGGGGAAATCACGCGTGTCCCTCAAACGCCTATCTTTATCAAGGGGCTGATCAATCTACGAAACACGGTGATTCCGATTGTTGACTTGCGACTTCGATTTGGTCTGCAAGAACAAGAACCATCGGATGAAACCCGCATCATGGTGATGAACGTTGGTGGCAAGACGGTTGGCATTGTGGTGGATGCCGTCAGCGAAGTCTTGCGAATCTCGAAAGATCAGATCTCGAATCCACCTCCTACCGTGGCTGGTTTGGGGCGAGAGTATCTCACCGGATTGGTCAAGCTCGAAAAGCGACTGCTGATCTTGCTGGACATCGACAAAATCCTCGGCAAGGCCGACGCTGAAAAACTGGAAGCTATCGCTGGGTAG